The Cucumis melo cultivar AY chromosome 6, USDA_Cmelo_AY_1.0, whole genome shotgun sequence genome includes a region encoding these proteins:
- the LOC103483377 gene encoding uncharacterized protein LOC103483377 isoform X3, translated as MLAGPFYPILHLVNERAASKSTGNGTEIEVSKNYQMSSPLTVSSNFEPRKSRSILPVVPSTSSSVVFRPDAIFTLLRMAYKNSTFGSVCRVASRILLKLVEPIAVPEVSSLADEAVVSDEFSKPASSDAISIIDYSKLFGEDFEVPDDKWDLSYLSILDVGAVEEGILHILFACASQPNICSKLAERSVDLWLALPLVQALLPVLRPPLSSPFDVVNDIFSLWKRPVVQQALSQIVATLSSPLYHPLLHACAGYLSSFSQSHAKAGCVLIDLCSSVLAPWMPRIIAKVDLVIELLEDLLGVIQNARHSLDHARAALKYILLALSGYFDDILGNYKEVKHKILFLVEMLEPFLDPAICGSKIKIAFGDLSPVFPQNLENSCVIALNVIRSAVQKPSVLPSLEFEWRRGSVAPSVLLSVLQPHLQLPTEVDLRKSSASKPLNHDFSVSSHPGNSSKFNALNECEGKIDDHDTGGKSDVNEDASPFFVPPELRCERLDNYSSCLNEGSLISSHGNVNIEPKEMVQGTNPDRFHGELILDFGINIEYFNLEADYLQLVNYRDCEVKASEFRRLALDLSSQSELTSEGHDAAIDALLLAAECYVNPYFMMSCRYNSKHVKILKSSETTFNPTSGLTRLAGKSKADLETIAHLERKRDKVVLQILLEAAELDRKYHLNLNDSEFCPYNGEELDEKMIMLSSNDVQSADAVTLVRQNQALLCTFVIRLLQRKPNSMHEILMQSLLFFLHSATKLHCSPEDVIDIILGSAEFLNGMLTSLYYQIKDGNLRLEPGTIHGTQRHWILLQKLVHASSGGNYRTDFTSSANNSICSGNLIPASAWMHRISKFSVSQSPLARFLGWMAVSRNAKQYMMDRLFLASDLPQLTSLLHIFSDELSGVDNIYKKHNKVEIEETECRNVPLENKDLGTVEQHGGQSFHVMYPDLSEFFPNMRNHFVAFGEVILEAVGLQLRSLSSNALPDILCWFSDLCSWPFFQSDVTSHSRSHFIKGYVSKNAKCIVLHILEAIVSEHMEPMIPEIPRLVQVLVSLCGAAYCDVPFLNSVVLLLKPLISYSLQKISIEEQVLDDGSCTNFESLCFNELLSNIKENVDRDDSLGKVSNKALSIFVLASFFPDFSFQLKREILQSLISWVDFTSSQPTSYFHDYLCSFQKVMESCRDLLLQNLKAFGGIPIYLSDLEDASSNTLLEENSNSHLGFISDIYKNPVSNSNSENLESKNEGNNTELSAEEIGEFRKDLDVLISRLFPTIEHCWNLHHQLAKNLTVTMAECLVYSQYLSSVAQNACSTEKEEGEHATQSKTSNQLLVYLRGGLRRLAETATKLEEESCWEAASVIIDCLLGLPCSLHLENIVSTICSALRSASCNAPRLSWRLQTQRWLSALLRRGISAGNGDEDSLVDMFCTMLGHPEPEQRYIALQQLGNLVGIDVFNGTAAQQYSQIRSSFISTGLEESVSESVLSHLVSHTWDQVASLAASDSSLYLRTRAMALLIAYVPYASRHELQSLLSSADCIHGTKVLHPASEGPLLQLSLALISSACLHSPIEDVFLIPESVWRNIEALGSSKSDGRLGDLERKACQVLCRLRNEGDEAKEVLKEVLSSSSAKKFDEEFLSIRESILQVLSNMASVQSYFDVFSQKKDEETMELEEAELELDIAKEEFRQPDSYNFPGVTSSAVANSRLQQIKNSIRSIEKSQLQEEVAARRQKRHLMRQARHKYLEDAALHEAELLQELDRERTVEMEKEIERQRLLELERAKTRELRYNLDMEKERQMQRELQRELEQAESGPRSSRREFSSSSHSSRPRDRYRERDNGRPSNEGNARTTASGLQTETSTTTSSSMTGLPTIVLSGARQYSGQLPTILQSRERPDECGSSYDENVDGSKDSGDTGSVGDPELVSIFDGHSGPLGSGQRHGSRGSKSRQVIERRERDGGRREGKWERKHS; from the exons ATGCTTGCTGGTCCATTCTATCCAATACTACATCTTGTGAATGAGAG AGCAGCATCGAAGTCTACTGGAAATGGAACTGAAATTGAAGTTTCTAAGAACTATCAGATGTCTTCACCATTGActgtttcttcaaattttgag CCACGGAAGTCCCGCAGTATATTACCTGTGGTCCCATCTACATCAAGCTCTGTAGTATTTCGCCCAGATGCAATCTTCACACTTTTAAGGATGGCTTACAAAAATTCTACATTCGGTTCTGTATGCAGAGTG GCTTCTAGAATACTGTTGAAGCTCGTTGAACCCATTGCAGTACCAGAAGTTTCATCATTGGCTGATGAAGCAGTTGTTTCCGATGAGTTTTCAAAACCTGCATCATCAGATGCTATCTCCATtattgattactcaaaattgttTGGAGAAGATTTTGAAGTGCCTGACGATAAATGGGATTTGAGCTATCTTAGCATCTTGGATGTTGGTGCAGTGGAAGAAGGCATTTTGCATATTCTTTTTGCTTGTGCGTCTCAG CCTAATATTTGCAGTAAACTGGCAGAGAGGTCTGTTGACCTGTGGCTAGCTTTACCTCTAGTACAGGCATTGCTTCCAG tACTTCGTCCTCCTTTGAGCAGTCCCTTTGATGTGGTCAATGACATCTTTTCTCTATGGAAGCGGCCAGTGGTGCAACAAGCTCTCTCTCAG ATTGTGGCAACACTGTCATCACCATTATACCATCCTCTTCTACATGCTTGTGCTGGCTATCTATCATCATTTTCTCAATCACAT GCTAAGGCTGGATGTGTACTGATTGACTTATGTTCTTCTGTATTAGCGCCTTGGATGCCTCGCATTATTGCAAAG GTCGATCTGGTTATTGAGCTTCTAGAAGATCTTTTGGGTGTCATCCAG AATGCACGACATTCCCTTGATCATGCTCGTGCTGCTTTAAAATATATTCTGCTGGCTTTATCTGGTTATTTTGACGACATACTAGGAAACTACAAG GAAGTAAAACACAAGATTCTCTTTCTTGTGGAGATGCTAGAGCCTTTTCTTGATCCTGCCATATGTGGGTCAAAGATCAAAATAGCTTTTGGAGACCTTTCTCCTGTTTTTCCTCAAAACCTGGAAAACAGTTGTGTGATTGCGCTCAATGTCATCCGCTCGGCAGTTCAAAAGCCTTCCGTTCTTCCTTCACTAGAATTTGAATGGAGGCGTGGGTCAGTTGCTCCTAG CGTGCTTCTTTCAGTTTTGCAACCTCACTTGCAGTTACCAACTGAAGTTGACCTTCGGAAGTCCTCTGCTTCCAAACCTCTCAACCATGATTTTTCTGTCAGTAGTCATCCAGGAaattcttcaaaatttaatGCCCTAAATGAATGTGAGGGGAAGATTGATGATCATGACACGGGTGGAAAATCTGATGTCAACGAAGATGCCAGCCCTTTCTTTGTGCCTCCAGAATTGCGGTGCGAACGTTTAGATAATTATTCTAGTTGTTTAAATGAAGGAAGCTTAATCTCTAGCCACGGAAATGTGAACATAGAGCCTAAAGAAATGGTTCAAGGGACGAATCCTGACCGCTTTCATGGAGAACTGATATTGGATTTTGGAATTAATATTGAGTACTTCAACTTAGAAGCAGATTATCTTCAACTTGTAAACTATCGTGATTGTGAAGTGAAGGCTTCTGAGTTTCGCCGTTTAGCTCTGGATCTAAGTTCACAAAGCGAGCTTACCTCTGAGGGTCATGATGCAGCCATAGATGCATTACTCTTGGCGGCAGAGTGCTACGTCAACCCATATTTTATGATGTCTTGCAGATACAATTCAAAGCatgtgaaaattttgaaaagtagTGAGACCACGTTTAACCCAACCTCAGGGCTGACTAGACTAGCTGGCAAGAGTAAAGCTGATCTGGAAACAATAGCTCATCTTGAACGAAAAAGAGACAAGGTTGTTCTTCAAATTTTGCTGGAGGCTGCGGAATTGGATAGAAAATATCATCTGAATTTGAATGATTCAGAGTTTTGTCCATATAATGGTGAAGAATTAGATGAAAAAATGATCATGTTGTCTTCCAATGATGTGCAATCTGCAGATGCTGTGACCTTAGTTCGACAAAATCAAGCTCTGTTGTGCACTTTTGTCATTCGACTCTTACAGCGAAAGCCTAATTCAATGCATGAAATCCTAATGCAAAGTCTTCTATTTTTTTTGCATTCGGCCACTAAACTACATTGTTCTCCTGAAGATgttattgatatcattttagGATCGGCAGAGTTTCTAAATGGAATGCTAACATCTTTGTATTATCAAATCAAAGATGGAAATTTACGGTTGGAACCTGGAACAATTCATGGCACACAGAGACATTGGATACTTCTTCAGAAATTGGTTCATGCAAGTAGTGGAGGTAATTACCGGACAGACTTCACATCAAGTGCCAATAACAGTATTTGCTCTGGGAATCTCATTCCTGCTTCTGCCTGGATGCATAGAATTTCTAAATTTTCTGTTAGCCAATCTCCTTTGGCTCGTTTCCTTGGTTGGATGGCAGTTTCCCGTAATGCAAAACAGTACATGATGGACCGTCTTTTTCTTGCATCAGATTTACCACAGTTAacaagtttgttgcacatattTTCTGATGAGCTTTCTGGTGTagataatatttataaaaagcATAATAAAGTTGAGATTGAAGAAACAGAGTGCAGGAATGTTCCTCTGGAGAATAAAGATCTTGGAACAGTTGAACAGCATGGTGGCCAATCATTTCATGTTATGTATCCTGATCTTAGCGAATTCTTTCCTAATATGAGAAATCACTTCGTAGCTTTTGGGGAAGTCATTTTAGAGGCTGTAGGATTGCAACTGAGATCACTTTCCTCTAATGCCCTTCCTGATATACTATGTTGGTTTTCTGACCTCTGTTCCTGGCCATTTTTCCAGAGTGATGTAACTTCTCATTCTCGGTCTCATTTCATCAAGGGCTATGTTTCAAAGAATGCAAAGTGCATTGTGCTTCATATTCTTGAAGCCATTGTAAGTGAACACATGGAACCGATGATTCCTGAGATCCCTCGACTTGTGCAAGTGCTAGTTTCTCTTTGTGGAGCTGCATATTGCGATGTACCATTTCTTAACTCTGTGGTGCTCTTGTTAAAGCCACTTATTTCATATTCTTTACAGAAGATTTCTATTGAAGAACAAGTATTGGATGATGGTTCATGTACAAATTTCGAGTCTTTGTGCTTTAATGAACTTCTCAGTAACATCAAGGAGAATGTGGATAGGGACGATTCCCTTGGAAAAGTTTCTAACAAAGCACTGTCTATCTTTGTACTGGCTTCCTTTTTTCCTGATTTCTCTTTTCAACTCAAGAGGGAGATATTGCAATCCTTAATCTCTTGGGTTGATTTTACCTCGTCACAACCAACATCATATTTCCATGATTACTTGTGTTCATTCCAAAAAGTAATGGAAAGCTGTAGAGACTTGCTACTTCAGAATTTAAAAGCATTTGGTGGTATTCCAATATATTTATCTGACCTTGAGGATGCAAGCTCTAATACACTTCTTGAAGAGAATTCAAATTCGCATCTAGGGTTTATCTCTGATATTTACAAGAACCCGGTATCTAATAGCAATTCCGAAAATTTAGAAAGTAAGAATGAGGGAAACAATACAGAATTATCTGCGGAGGAAATAGGAGAATTTCGTAAAGATCTCGATGTCCTTATTTCCAGGCTTTTCCCCACTATTGAGCACTGTTGGAATCTTCATCATCAACTGGCTAAAAATTTGACTGTGACAATGGCCGAGTGTTTGGTGTACTCACAGTACCTATCTTCTGTAGCCCAGAATGCTTGCAGTACTGAAAAGGAAGAGGGTGAACATGCTACACAATCTAAGACAAGCAATCAACTCCTTGTCTACTTGAGAGGCGGTCTTAGGAGATTGGCTGAAACTGCCACAAAGCTTGAAGAAGAAAGTTGTTGGGAAGCTGCTTCTGTGATTATTGATTGTCTGCTTGGTTTGCCTTGTAGTTTACACTTGGAAAACATTGTTTCTACTATTTGTTCTGCACTCAGGAGTGCTTCTTGCAACGCACCAAGGCTCAGTTGGCGTCTGCAAACCCAGAGGTGGTTGTCGGCATTACTCAGAAGAGGCATCTCCGCTGGCAATGGAGATGAAGATTCTCTAGTTGATATGTTCTGCACAATGCTGGGACATCCTGAGCCCGAGCAACGATACATAGCTCTTCAGCAGTTGGGTAATTTAGTTGGCATAGATGTGTTTAATGGCACTGCTGCACAACAATATTCCCAAATTCGTAGTAGTTTCATTTCAACTGGCTTGGAGGAATCTGTTTCGGAGTCTGTACTCTCGCATCTGGTATCACATACATGGGATCAAGTGGCTTCTTTGGCAGCATCTGACTCATCATTATATTTGAGAACTCGTGCTATGGCACTTCTTATAGCCTATGTCCCATACGCCAGTCGACATGAATTACAATCCTTGCTATCATCTGCTGACTGCATTCATGGCACAAAAGTTTTACATCCAGCATCTGAGGGCCCGTTGCTACAGCTTTCATTGGCTCTAATTTCCTCTGCTTGCCTCCATTCCCCGATTGAAGATGTTTTTTTGATTCCTGAAAGTGTTTGGAGAAATATTGAAGCTTTGGGCTCGTCAAAGAGTG ATGGCAGACTTGGAGATTTGGAGAGGAAAGCCTGTCAAGTCTTATGTCGATTGAGAAATGAAGGGGATGAAGCCAAAGAG GTCCTAAAAGAAGTACTCTCTTCAAGTTCTGCAAAGAAATTCGATGAAGAGTTTCTTAGCATTCGGGAGTCAATACTGCAG GTCCTTTCAAATATGGCATCCGTTCAGTCATATTTTGACGTGTTCTCTCAAAAGAAAGATGAGGAAACAATG GAACTAGAGGAGGCAGAACTAGAACTCGACATTGCTAAAGAGGAGTTCAGACAACCTGATTCTTACAATTTTCCAGGAGTCACTT CCTCTGCAGTAGCTAACTCACGTCTTCAGCAGATTAAGAACTCCATTCGCTCCAT AGAAAAATCCCAACTCCAAGAAGAAGTAGCAGCTCGTCGTCAGAAAAGACATCTTATGAGACAAGCACGGCACAAATATCTAGAAGATGCTGCATTGCATGAAGCTGAACTTCTGCAAGAACTTGATAG GGAGAGAACGGTCGAAATGGAAAAGGAAATTGAAAGACAGCGCTTACTGGAGCTCGAGCGTGCAAAAACCAGGGAGCTGCGCTATAATCTTGACATGGAGAAGGAGAGACAGATGCAG AGGGAACTTCAgcgggaactggagcaggccgAGTCTGGACCGCGATCATCAAGACGTGAATTCTCATCCTCTTCTCATAGTAG TCGACCTCGGGACAGGTATCGTGAAAGAGACAATGGCAGACCAAGTAATGAAGGGAATGCCAGAACAACTGCCAGTGGCTTACAGACCGAAACTTCTACTACCACCAGTTCATCAATGACCGGACTACCAACCATTGTGCTTTCTGGTGCGAGACAATACTCAGGACAGTTGCCTACAATCTTACAATCTCGTGAGCGTCCAGACGAATGTGGTAGCAGTTATGATGAAAATGTAGATGGAAGCAAAGATTCAGGTGACACTGGAAGTGTTGGTGATCCAGAATTAGTTTCGATATTTGATGGACATTCTGGTCCGCTTGGGTCTGGTCAAAGGCATGGATCAAGAGGCAGCAAGTCAAGGCAAGTTATAGAACGAAGGGAAAGGGATGGTGGCAGACGCGAAGGTAAGTGGGAAAGAAAACATTCATGA